A genomic segment from Dermatobacter hominis encodes:
- a CDS encoding LLM class flavin-dependent oxidoreductase gives MTEPSPDSPTVERSPIAVHWFLPTGGDSRDVVPSSPQGSRAPSHSYLAQIATACDQLGFDAVLTPCGTGCEDAWISTASLIPLTQRLRFLVAFRPGLLNPTQAAQMAATYQQMSGGRLLVNIVIGAEPSELARFGDFRPKDDRYRRAGEFLTILRGALMSESFDFEGEFYRVERATTRNSPVTPPAIFFGGASDAAEQVAARHVDTYLAWGEPPEMVAQRVERMRALAAEADRPSDRPLEFGIRFHVITRDTADEAWDEAARLLRGMDPEAVAAARADFAATASVGQQRMAELHQGTDGVPDDPRALEISPNLWAGVGLVRGGAGTVLVGSHQEVADRIEEYHRIGFREFILSGYPHLEEAWRVGDGLLPELRSRGLLGPAPDVAAEKVFTFR, from the coding sequence GTGACCGAACCCTCCCCCGACTCCCCGACGGTCGAGCGCTCGCCGATCGCGGTCCACTGGTTCCTCCCCACCGGCGGCGACAGCCGCGACGTCGTGCCGAGCTCGCCCCAGGGCTCGCGCGCACCGTCGCACTCGTACCTGGCCCAGATCGCCACCGCGTGCGACCAGCTCGGGTTCGATGCCGTGCTGACCCCGTGCGGCACCGGCTGCGAGGACGCCTGGATCTCGACCGCCTCGCTGATCCCGCTGACGCAGCGGCTGCGGTTCCTCGTCGCCTTCCGGCCCGGGCTCCTGAACCCGACGCAGGCCGCGCAGATGGCAGCGACGTACCAGCAGATGTCGGGCGGCCGCCTGCTCGTGAACATCGTGATCGGCGCCGAGCCGAGCGAGCTCGCCCGCTTCGGCGACTTCCGGCCCAAGGACGACCGCTACCGCCGCGCCGGCGAGTTCCTGACGATCCTGCGCGGGGCGCTCATGTCGGAGTCGTTCGACTTCGAGGGCGAGTTCTACCGGGTCGAGCGGGCCACCACCCGCAACTCCCCCGTCACCCCGCCGGCGATCTTCTTCGGCGGGGCGTCCGACGCCGCCGAGCAGGTCGCGGCGCGCCACGTCGACACCTACCTCGCGTGGGGCGAGCCGCCCGAGATGGTGGCGCAGCGCGTCGAGCGCATGCGGGCCCTGGCCGCCGAGGCCGACCGCCCGAGCGACCGACCGCTCGAGTTCGGCATCCGCTTCCACGTGATCACCCGCGACACCGCGGACGAGGCGTGGGACGAGGCCGCCCGCCTGCTGCGGGGCATGGACCCCGAGGCCGTCGCCGCCGCACGGGCCGACTTCGCCGCCACCGCCTCGGTCGGCCAGCAGCGAATGGCCGAGCTGCACCAGGGCACCGACGGCGTGCCCGACGACCCCCGGGCGCTCGAGATCTCGCCCAACCTCTGGGCCGGCGTGGGCCTGGTGCGCGGCGGCGCCGGCACGGTGCTCGTCGGCAGCCACCAGGAGGTCGCCGACCGGATCGAGGAGTACCACCGGATCGGCTTCCGGGAGTTCATCCTGTCCGGCTACCCGCACCTCGAGGAGGCCTGGCGGGTCGGCGACGGGCTGCTGCCCGAGCTCCGCTCCCGCGGTCTGCTCGGCCCCGCGCCCGACGTCGCCGCGGAGAAGGTGTTCACGTTCCGATGA
- a CDS encoding glutamine amidotransferase-related protein has product MSGDGPTGDRLRVGLLLCDHLDPGPAAVAGDYTELYPAAFAPHGLDIRIYEATAGELPADLDECDAWMTSGSRRSAYEDEGWIHDVRDLIARLAEERRPHAGICFGHQLTALALGGDVERADVGWGVGGRTFDVVAPAPWMDDVDRFTILMSHRDQVTRMPDGAELVATADYCPVGAYRLDDHVFCVQGHPEFVPGLSATLMEMRREVIGPEVVDAGLASLAPPAPELDQDRVAGWIARFYRQALDRS; this is encoded by the coding sequence ATGAGCGGCGACGGCCCGACCGGCGATCGGCTCCGCGTGGGCCTGCTGCTCTGCGACCACCTCGACCCCGGTCCGGCGGCGGTGGCGGGCGACTACACCGAGCTGTACCCCGCGGCCTTCGCCCCCCACGGGCTCGACATCCGGATCTACGAGGCCACGGCGGGCGAGCTCCCGGCCGACCTCGACGAGTGCGACGCCTGGATGACCTCCGGGTCACGGCGCTCCGCGTACGAGGACGAGGGCTGGATCCACGACGTCCGGGACCTCATCGCCCGACTGGCCGAGGAGCGCCGACCGCACGCCGGGATCTGCTTCGGCCACCAGCTGACCGCGCTGGCGCTGGGCGGCGACGTCGAGCGGGCCGACGTCGGCTGGGGCGTCGGCGGACGGACCTTCGACGTCGTGGCGCCGGCGCCGTGGATGGACGACGTCGACCGCTTCACCATCCTGATGAGCCACCGCGACCAGGTGACCCGGATGCCCGACGGCGCCGAGCTGGTCGCCACGGCCGACTACTGCCCGGTCGGCGCCTACCGGCTCGACGACCACGTCTTCTGCGTGCAGGGCCACCCGGAGTTCGTCCCGGGGCTGTCGGCGACGCTGATGGAGATGCGCCGCGAGGTGATCGGGCCCGAGGTCGTCGACGCCGGCCTCGCGTCGCTCGCGCCGCCCGCTCCCGAGCTCGACCAAGACCGCGTGGCCGGCTGGATCGCCCGCTTCTACCGCCAGGCCCTCGACCGCAGCTGA
- a CDS encoding Lrp/AsnC family transcriptional regulator gives MPDQLVDEIDAELIRHLQVDGRRPYTQLAKEVGLSEAAVRQRVQRLLEHGVMQIVAVTDPLQLGLLRQAMVLIKVEGDVREVAAQLEKFEEVDYLVLTAGTVDILAEVFVPDDQALLSLLNDRIRKVPGVVGTESVIYLQLTKQTYTWNVP, from the coding sequence ATGCCGGACCAGCTCGTGGACGAGATCGACGCGGAGCTGATCCGCCACCTCCAGGTCGACGGCCGTCGGCCCTACACGCAGCTGGCCAAGGAGGTCGGGCTGTCCGAGGCCGCCGTCCGCCAGCGGGTCCAGCGGCTGCTCGAGCACGGGGTGATGCAGATCGTGGCCGTCACGGACCCGCTGCAGCTCGGGCTGCTCCGCCAGGCCATGGTGCTGATCAAGGTCGAGGGCGACGTGCGCGAGGTCGCCGCCCAGCTGGAGAAGTTCGAGGAGGTCGACTACCTCGTGCTCACGGCCGGCACCGTCGACATCCTCGCCGAGGTGTTCGTTCCCGACGACCAGGCGCTGCTCAGCCTGCTGAACGACCGGATCCGCAAGGTGCCCGGCGTCGTCGGGACCGAATCGGTCATCTACCTGCAGCTCACCAAGCAGACCTACACCTGGAACGTGCCCTGA
- a CDS encoding lysophospholipid acyltransferase family protein: protein MPSAEGPEEGVVERDELTDLESVELASQLAEPARTPTRALVPVPSTDVEPDDGEGPDVRMSDVDEWGRSENMRALARRLYDPIYRQWFRAEWDGLEKIPTEGGALLVANHAAAIPSDAPVIMHGIEEELGRPVYGLADNLFRRIPVVGTLWSRLGGVPGHPDNAYRLLAEQGQLVLDFPEGVKGPAKTWNERYQLRRFGRGGFVEIAMRAGVPVVPIAVVGAEESMPTLVRVPHLASVIGIPYAPVTANMLMFGPAGVAVYLPAKFKLRVLDPVHFDVPPDQDRYSRSRVMDESEAIRDRIQAALYDMLRQRRSVWFG, encoded by the coding sequence ATGCCGTCAGCGGAGGGCCCGGAGGAGGGCGTGGTCGAGCGGGACGAGCTGACCGACCTCGAGTCGGTCGAGCTGGCGTCCCAGCTCGCCGAACCGGCCCGCACCCCCACCCGGGCGCTCGTCCCCGTCCCCAGCACCGACGTCGAGCCCGACGACGGGGAGGGGCCCGACGTCCGCATGTCCGACGTCGACGAGTGGGGTCGGTCCGAGAACATGCGGGCGCTGGCCCGGCGGCTCTACGACCCGATCTACCGCCAGTGGTTCCGGGCCGAGTGGGACGGGCTCGAGAAGATCCCGACCGAGGGCGGCGCGCTGCTCGTCGCCAACCACGCCGCCGCCATCCCCTCGGATGCGCCGGTGATCATGCACGGCATCGAGGAGGAGCTCGGGCGACCGGTGTACGGGCTCGCCGACAACCTGTTCCGGCGCATCCCGGTCGTGGGCACGCTGTGGTCGCGCCTCGGCGGCGTGCCCGGCCACCCCGACAACGCCTACCGGCTGCTCGCCGAGCAGGGGCAGCTCGTGCTCGACTTCCCCGAGGGCGTCAAGGGTCCGGCCAAGACCTGGAACGAGCGGTACCAGCTGCGGCGGTTCGGCCGCGGCGGCTTCGTCGAGATCGCCATGCGCGCCGGCGTCCCCGTCGTGCCGATCGCCGTGGTCGGCGCCGAGGAGTCGATGCCGACGCTCGTCCGCGTCCCGCACCTCGCCTCGGTCATCGGCATCCCCTACGCACCCGTCACCGCCAACATGTTGATGTTCGGCCCGGCGGGGGTCGCCGTCTACCTGCCGGCCAAGTTCAAGCTGCGCGTCCTCGACCCCGTGCACTTCGACGTGCCGCCCGACCAGGACCGCTACTCCCGGTCCCGGGTCATGGACGAGTCCGAGGCGATCCGCGACCGCATCCAGGCCGCCCTCTACGACATGCTGCGCCAGCGGCGCTCGGTCTGGTTCGGATGA
- a CDS encoding NAD-dependent epimerase/dehydratase family protein yields the protein MSLDRGRTRPSRVLVTGLGTFWGGRVAQALETDENVDVIVGLDTTEPTVELERTEYVRVDANYSILARIVRAAQIDTIIHTFLVVDPTQMSQRATHEINVIGTMNLFAAASAPSSTVRSVIVKSSTMVYGCSAADPIWFTESSARSGVPRTPVERSLDAVEGYVRDFAEDNPHVNVALLRFSNVIGADIETPLTRALDLPFVPSLAGFDPRFQFVHEDDVIRSILFALDHDLPGVYNVAGDGLLPWSEVAAICGKRTIALPPYGTGLLTAPLARLGIVDLPEEYRLLLRYGRGVDNRRLKDLGFRYEYTSAEAVRAFIEAVRLRRTVGDAAPVYRYERDVEQFFRHSPAVVRD from the coding sequence ATGAGCCTCGACCGCGGGCGCACGCGCCCGAGCCGCGTGCTCGTCACCGGGCTGGGCACCTTCTGGGGCGGCCGCGTCGCGCAGGCGCTCGAGACCGACGAGAACGTCGACGTGATCGTCGGGCTCGACACCACCGAGCCGACCGTCGAGCTCGAGCGCACCGAGTACGTGCGGGTCGACGCCAACTACTCGATCCTCGCCCGCATCGTGCGGGCCGCGCAGATCGACACGATCATCCACACGTTCCTGGTGGTCGACCCGACGCAGATGTCGCAGCGGGCCACGCACGAGATCAACGTGATCGGCACGATGAACCTGTTCGCCGCCGCGTCCGCGCCGTCGTCGACGGTCCGCTCGGTGATCGTGAAGTCCTCGACGATGGTCTACGGCTGCTCGGCCGCGGACCCCATCTGGTTCACCGAGAGCTCGGCCCGCTCGGGCGTGCCCCGCACCCCGGTCGAGCGCTCGCTCGACGCGGTCGAGGGCTACGTGCGCGACTTCGCCGAGGACAACCCGCACGTGAACGTCGCGCTCCTGCGGTTCTCGAACGTGATCGGCGCCGACATCGAGACCCCGCTCACCCGCGCGCTCGACCTGCCGTTCGTGCCGTCACTCGCCGGCTTCGACCCGCGGTTCCAGTTCGTCCACGAGGACGACGTGATCCGCTCGATCCTCTTCGCCCTCGACCACGACCTACCCGGCGTCTACAACGTCGCCGGCGACGGGCTGCTGCCGTGGTCCGAGGTGGCGGCCATCTGCGGCAAGCGCACGATCGCCCTCCCGCCGTACGGCACCGGGCTGCTCACCGCGCCGCTCGCCCGGCTCGGGATCGTCGACCTGCCCGAGGAGTACCGGTTGCTCCTCCGCTACGGCCGCGGCGTCGACAACCGCCGACTGAAGGACCTCGGCTTCCGCTACGAGTACACGTCGGCCGAGGCGGTGCGGGCGTTCATCGAGGCGGTGCGGCTGCGACGCACCGTCGGCGACGCCGCGCCGGTGTACCGCTACGAGCGCGACGTCGAGCAGTTCTTCCGGCACTCCCCCGCCGTCGTCCGCGACTGA
- a CDS encoding glycosyltransferase, with product MDGYRQRLHHIIGGLTQAGPVDVVAPLRPGMPDPVQPPWPGVARTLTEPIGDPAGPKEWLPDWLGADVPRRLLSLDWSALVASLAIWRDRYDLVWYSHVDAWSPTHDLFGGTPAIVDFDNLENLSMRLRRRIPPRIDPGDGPKGRAAALARWATSRGFDVVDERRWDAVQRRVAADVDHVVVCSELDVARSGCANAVVVPNGAEPPVEVRSDRTELRGDVPVLLFVGALDYEPNTEAMSWFLREVWPIVRAGRPDVVVHVVGRGAEALGSEAHAEGVELLGTVADLQAELDRADVSIVPIRVGAGTRLKVIEALANHLPIVTTTVGSEGIAVEDGRTALMADDATTFAGAVLRLVADGELRQHLADEGRVLFDEHYTWAGIRDDVERLARDTVAAAASTTSG from the coding sequence GTGGATGGTTACCGACAGCGGCTGCACCACATCATCGGCGGCCTCACGCAGGCGGGGCCCGTCGACGTGGTGGCGCCGCTCCGCCCGGGCATGCCCGACCCGGTCCAGCCGCCGTGGCCCGGCGTCGCCCGCACGCTGACCGAGCCGATCGGCGACCCCGCCGGCCCGAAGGAGTGGTTGCCGGACTGGCTCGGTGCCGACGTGCCGCGCCGGCTCCTGTCGCTCGACTGGTCTGCGCTCGTCGCGTCGCTCGCCATCTGGCGCGACCGCTACGACCTGGTGTGGTACTCCCACGTCGACGCCTGGTCGCCGACCCACGACCTGTTCGGGGGGACGCCGGCGATCGTCGACTTCGACAACCTGGAGAACCTGTCGATGCGGCTCCGGCGCCGCATCCCGCCCCGGATCGATCCCGGCGACGGGCCCAAGGGCCGCGCCGCGGCGCTGGCCCGGTGGGCGACCTCGCGTGGCTTCGACGTCGTCGACGAGCGCCGCTGGGACGCGGTGCAGCGCCGCGTGGCGGCCGACGTCGACCACGTCGTCGTCTGCAGCGAGCTCGACGTCGCGCGCAGCGGGTGCGCCAACGCGGTCGTGGTGCCGAACGGGGCCGAGCCGCCCGTCGAGGTCCGCAGCGACCGCACCGAGCTGAGGGGCGACGTCCCGGTCCTGCTGTTCGTCGGGGCGCTCGACTACGAGCCCAACACCGAGGCGATGAGCTGGTTCCTGCGCGAGGTGTGGCCGATCGTGCGGGCCGGCCGCCCCGACGTGGTCGTGCACGTGGTCGGCCGCGGCGCCGAGGCCCTCGGGTCCGAGGCCCACGCCGAGGGCGTCGAGCTGCTCGGCACGGTGGCGGACCTGCAGGCCGAGCTCGACCGGGCCGACGTGTCGATCGTGCCCATCCGGGTCGGGGCGGGCACGCGACTCAAGGTGATCGAGGCGCTCGCCAACCACCTCCCGATCGTCACGACGACGGTCGGCTCCGAGGGGATCGCCGTCGAGGACGGTCGGACCGCGCTGATGGCCGACGACGCCACGACGTTCGCCGGCGCCGTCCTGCGTCTCGTCGCCGACGGCGAGCTCCGCCAGCACCTCGCCGACGAGGGCCGCGTGCTCTTCGACGAGCACTACACCTGGGCGGGGATCCGGGACGACGTGGAGCGCCTCGCCCGCGACACGGTCGCGGCCGCGGCCTCGACGACGTCCGGCTGA
- a CDS encoding enoyl-CoA hydratase, with amino-acid sequence MAEVHVERRDGVALLTLDDPARRNALSMDLCAAIVGAVEELEADEGIGALVVTGAGPAFCAGADLSQLGESRRDGLKAIYEGFLRIARSPLPTIAAVNGAAVGAGMNLALGCDVRLAARSARFDTRFLDLGIHPGGGHTWMFQRAAGLQATMAAVVFGQAIDGPEAERVGLVWRCVDDEELIDTAVAMAARAASAPRELTQRVRATILDVASIDDHDEAVERELVDQLWSMDQPAFAERLAALQRKISSSD; translated from the coding sequence ATGGCCGAGGTCCACGTCGAACGGCGCGACGGCGTCGCCCTGCTCACCCTCGACGACCCGGCCCGCCGCAATGCGCTGTCGATGGACCTCTGCGCCGCGATCGTCGGCGCGGTCGAGGAGCTCGAGGCCGACGAGGGCATCGGCGCGCTGGTCGTGACCGGTGCGGGTCCGGCCTTCTGCGCCGGTGCGGACCTGTCGCAGCTCGGCGAGTCGCGCCGCGACGGGCTGAAGGCGATCTACGAGGGCTTCCTGCGCATCGCCCGGTCGCCCCTGCCGACGATCGCGGCGGTCAACGGCGCGGCCGTCGGCGCGGGGATGAACCTGGCGCTCGGGTGCGACGTCCGGCTCGCCGCCCGGTCGGCCCGGTTCGACACCCGCTTCCTCGACCTCGGCATCCACCCCGGCGGCGGCCACACGTGGATGTTCCAGCGCGCGGCGGGCCTGCAGGCGACGATGGCCGCCGTGGTGTTCGGTCAGGCCATCGACGGGCCGGAGGCCGAGCGGGTCGGGCTGGTGTGGCGCTGCGTCGACGACGAGGAGCTGATCGACACGGCGGTGGCGATGGCGGCACGGGCGGCGTCGGCACCCCGGGAGCTCACCCAGCGGGTGCGGGCCACCATCCTCGACGTGGCCTCGATCGACGACCACGACGAGGCCGTCGAGCGGGAGCTGGTGGACCAGCTGTGGTCGATGGACCAGCCGGCGTTCGCCGAGCGGCTGGCTGCGCTCCAGCGGAAGATCTCGTCATCGGACTGA
- a CDS encoding GNAT family N-acetyltransferase, giving the protein MLRRKPLPDPTIAPVTLTGRRVLLRPLSVHDFDSWREVRRRCNDWLTKWEPRRIPGQPDTVEDRAAFSSRCSVRMREIQLGTGYGFGIFVDGEFAGEINVNSIHRGAHQSAYVGYWIDESLAGRGYMPESVVAVLRFCFEQLLLHRVQISIIPRNGASRRVVEKLGIRPEGVAERYLEINGVWEDHIRYAITVEEWDVRRDELVTNWLL; this is encoded by the coding sequence GTGCTGCGCCGCAAGCCACTGCCGGATCCGACGATCGCACCGGTGACGCTCACCGGTCGTCGCGTCCTCCTGCGGCCGCTGAGCGTGCACGACTTCGACTCGTGGCGCGAGGTGCGCCGGCGGTGCAACGACTGGCTCACGAAGTGGGAGCCGCGCCGGATCCCGGGCCAGCCCGACACGGTCGAGGACCGCGCCGCGTTCTCGTCGCGCTGCTCGGTGCGGATGCGGGAGATCCAGCTCGGGACGGGCTACGGGTTCGGGATCTTCGTGGACGGCGAGTTCGCCGGCGAGATCAACGTGAACTCGATCCACCGCGGGGCCCACCAGAGCGCGTACGTCGGGTACTGGATCGACGAGTCGCTGGCCGGCCGGGGCTACATGCCCGAGTCGGTCGTGGCGGTGCTGCGGTTCTGCTTCGAGCAGCTGCTCCTGCACCGGGTGCAGATCTCGATCATCCCCCGCAACGGCGCGAGCCGGCGCGTGGTGGAGAAGCTCGGGATCCGGCCCGAGGGCGTCGCCGAGCGCTACCTCGAGATCAACGGGGTGTGGGAGGACCACATCCGGTACGCGATCACGGTCGAGGAGTGGGACGTCCGCCGGGACGAGCTGGTCACCAACTGGCTCCTCTGA